In the Chroococcidiopsis sp. SAG 2025 genome, one interval contains:
- a CDS encoding glucose 1-dehydrogenase, whose amino-acid sequence MRLEGKVALVTGSSQGIGQGIVVRLAQEGANVVINYRSHPEGAAETLAKVQAAGGRCYMAQCPSSQGYTIQADLGSVREVRQLIGESIEYFGKVDILVNNAGIEKHAPFWEITEADYDTVMNVNLKGVFFATQTFVQHLIETKRSGKIINISSVHEELPFPNFTAYCASKGGIKMLTRNLAVELGSLGITINNVAPGAIETPINTQLLHNPQKLGALLKNIPLGRLGQPQDVASLVAFLASPDADYVTGSTFFVDGGLLWNYQEQ is encoded by the coding sequence ATGAGACTTGAAGGTAAAGTTGCCCTGGTAACAGGTAGCAGTCAAGGAATCGGACAGGGAATTGTCGTGCGTCTTGCTCAAGAAGGGGCAAATGTTGTCATTAACTACCGCTCGCATCCAGAAGGAGCGGCAGAAACCCTAGCAAAAGTACAAGCTGCTGGTGGTAGATGCTACATGGCTCAATGTCCCAGTTCCCAGGGATATACGATTCAAGCAGACTTAGGTAGCGTACGTGAGGTACGTCAATTGATTGGCGAAAGTATCGAGTATTTTGGCAAGGTAGATATTTTAGTTAATAATGCTGGAATTGAAAAACACGCTCCATTTTGGGAAATTACGGAAGCTGACTATGATACCGTGATGAATGTGAATTTGAAAGGAGTCTTTTTTGCTACTCAAACTTTTGTACAACACCTAATTGAAACTAAAAGATCTGGAAAAATTATCAATATCAGCTCGGTGCATGAGGAACTGCCATTTCCTAACTTCACGGCGTATTGTGCTAGTAAAGGTGGCATAAAAATGCTGACTCGCAACTTAGCAGTCGAACTAGGTTCTTTGGGCATCACAATTAATAACGTAGCACCTGGCGCAATAGAAACTCCAATCAATACCCAGCTCTTGCACAACCCCCAAAAGTTGGGTGCATTGTTGAAAAATATTCCCCTCGGTCGTTTGGGACAACCGCAAGATGTTGCTTCTTTGGTTGCCTTTTTAGCATCCCCCGATGCTGACTACGTTACGGGTAGCACTTTCTTTGTCGATGGTGGCTTGCTTTGGAATTATCAAGAGCAGTAA
- a CDS encoding MIP/aquaporin family protein — MNALSRHYPEYLMEAAGLGIFMISASVVTALLEHPASPLRQAIVEPLLRRCIIGIAMGLTAIAIVYSPWGKQSGAHINPVVTFTFWRLGKIKRWDAFFYIVAQFVGGLLGLWLVAVVWRDAIADPAVNYVVTVPGEAGVGVAFCAELIISFGIMLTILFVSNIPKLARFTGLFAGLLVATYITVEAPLSGMSMNPARTLASAIGAQTWTAIWIYFTAPLLGMLLAAELYVRLKGRKAVRCAKLHHHNNKRCIFRCGYRGQ; from the coding sequence ATGAACGCTCTGAGCCGTCACTATCCCGAATATTTGATGGAAGCTGCAGGACTTGGCATTTTTATGATTTCTGCCAGTGTTGTGACAGCCTTGCTAGAACATCCAGCGTCGCCGCTGCGACAAGCAATTGTCGAGCCGTTATTACGCCGTTGCATTATTGGGATAGCAATGGGTTTAACCGCGATCGCGATCGTCTATTCCCCTTGGGGTAAGCAGTCTGGAGCGCACATCAATCCAGTCGTTACATTTACATTCTGGCGCTTGGGCAAGATTAAACGATGGGATGCATTCTTCTACATCGTGGCGCAATTTGTCGGCGGATTGTTGGGACTGTGGTTAGTTGCAGTGGTATGGAGAGATGCGATCGCCGATCCAGCAGTCAATTATGTTGTAACTGTTCCTGGGGAAGCTGGTGTAGGTGTTGCCTTCTGCGCCGAGCTAATAATTTCCTTTGGCATAATGCTGACGATTCTATTTGTATCGAATATCCCAAAACTAGCTCGATTTACTGGGCTATTTGCAGGCTTATTAGTTGCAACTTACATCACGGTAGAAGCACCATTATCAGGTATGAGCATGAATCCCGCCCGTACCCTTGCTTCGGCAATTGGGGCGCAGACTTGGACGGCAATTTGGATTTATTTCACTGCCCCACTGTTAGGGATGCTGCTAGCAGCCGAACTTTACGTGCGCCTCAAAGGGCGTAAAGCAGTCCGCTGCGCCAAACTCCACCATCACAATAACAAACGCTGCATCTTTCGCTGTGGCTATCGGGGACAGTGA
- a CDS encoding 2Fe-2S iron-sulfur cluster-binding protein, whose product MLASLRQIQNPVLRTVTGASAAFAIATIVSGAVVGLVNVRDKARLSVYASLLGTGGGALVGLVAARRVSTKAPIAQPTTASTTWQDWRNFVVVRKVKESEEITSFYLKPEDNGEIPSFQPGQFLTIKLDIPGQAKPIIRTYSLSDYPEPCEYYRLSIKREPAPQGLDVPPGIASNFMHDRIHQGSIVPAKPPKGKFVLDINKSLPVVLISNGVGITPMLSMVKACSRLNLNRPIWFLHGARDGRFHAFRDEVLAIAQQNLNLHVHFCYSRPQSEDEGHYHGIGYVDAALVKSLVRQDAEYFLCGSPAFMESLMVGLQKSGVASSSILFESFGKPMKATSEKQLSIASGDEEVAAAEIVFVKSGKTLTWRETEGTILEFAEANDLDPAYSCRMGICGTCQCKIQAGEVAYQEPPTAEVDEGAVLICISKPKTARIVLDL is encoded by the coding sequence ATGCTTGCAAGTCTTAGACAAATTCAAAATCCCGTCCTCAGAACTGTTACGGGAGCAAGCGCGGCATTTGCGATCGCAACTATTGTTTCTGGTGCAGTCGTTGGTTTAGTAAATGTTAGAGACAAAGCTAGATTGAGCGTGTATGCTTCATTACTGGGAACTGGTGGCGGCGCTCTGGTTGGTTTAGTTGCGGCTAGAAGGGTCAGTACAAAAGCACCGATCGCTCAACCCACAACTGCTAGCACAACTTGGCAGGACTGGCGCAATTTTGTTGTCGTTCGCAAGGTAAAAGAGAGCGAGGAAATCACCTCGTTCTATCTCAAACCAGAGGATAACGGTGAAATTCCTAGCTTTCAACCAGGGCAGTTTTTAACCATCAAACTAGACATTCCTGGGCAAGCCAAACCAATTATTCGTACCTATTCGCTCTCAGATTATCCCGAACCTTGCGAATACTATCGCCTTTCAATTAAGCGGGAACCAGCTCCCCAAGGGTTAGATGTACCACCAGGAATCGCGTCTAACTTCATGCACGATCGCATCCATCAGGGATCGATCGTTCCGGCTAAGCCGCCCAAAGGTAAATTTGTTCTCGATATCAACAAGTCTTTACCAGTCGTACTCATTAGCAATGGTGTGGGAATTACTCCCATGCTCAGTATGGTAAAAGCTTGTAGTCGTCTCAATCTCAACCGACCAATTTGGTTTTTGCATGGGGCGCGAGATGGTCGATTTCATGCATTTCGAGATGAAGTATTGGCGATCGCACAGCAGAATCTTAACCTACACGTACACTTTTGCTACAGCCGTCCGCAATCGGAAGATGAAGGACATTATCACGGTATCGGTTATGTAGATGCAGCTCTGGTTAAAAGCTTAGTAAGGCAAGATGCTGAGTATTTTCTCTGTGGTTCTCCAGCTTTTATGGAGTCTCTGATGGTAGGACTTCAGAAATCGGGAGTAGCTAGTAGTTCCATCTTGTTTGAATCTTTTGGTAAACCGATGAAAGCCACGTCCGAGAAACAACTTTCTATTGCAAGTGGGGATGAGGAAGTTGCAGCAGCAGAAATTGTTTTTGTTAAATCGGGCAAAACCTTAACTTGGCGCGAGACTGAAGGAACAATTCTGGAATTTGCTGAAGCTAACGATCTCGATCCTGCCTACAGTTGTCGTATGGGTATCTGCGGCACTTGTCAGTGCAAAATCCAAGCAGGTGAGGTTGCTTATCAAGAACCACCAACGGCAGAAGTTGATGAAGGTGCGGTTCTAATTTGTATTTCTAAACCTAAAACGGCAAGAATTGTCCTCGATCTTTGA
- a CDS encoding VOC family protein, which yields MTKQLTQIARILFAVGTFVAIATTHTQVYSQPSDRLASTVTQPARSDVTTVESVGMTVADMDRAIAFYSQVLSFQKVSDVEVLGTQYEQLQGLFGVRMRVVRLQLGSEFIELTEYLTPKGKPFPVDSRSHDRWFQHIAIAVSDMDKAYQHLRKFKVQYASTAPQRIPDWNKAAAGIRAFYFRDPDGHYLEAIYFPPDKGDPKWQQPTNQLFLGIDHTAIVVSNTAASLKFYRDLLGMRLAGKSENYGTEQEYLNNVFGARLHISSLRSRLASPGIEFLEYLTPRDGRPFPTDARPNDLLHWQTTLVVKDAAATAQKLQRHRATFISPSVVVIPGQKLGFKKGFLVRDPDGHVMRLVEK from the coding sequence ATGACTAAGCAACTAACTCAAATCGCCAGAATATTGTTCGCAGTTGGTACATTTGTCGCGATTGCTACTACACACACTCAAGTATATTCACAGCCAAGCGATCGGCTAGCTTCGACTGTAACCCAGCCAGCTCGGTCAGATGTGACTACTGTAGAATCGGTAGGCATGACAGTTGCAGACATGGATCGGGCGATCGCCTTTTATTCTCAAGTGCTTTCCTTCCAGAAAGTCTCGGATGTAGAAGTTTTGGGAACCCAATACGAACAATTACAAGGATTGTTTGGCGTGCGAATGCGCGTGGTACGGTTGCAGCTAGGTAGCGAATTTATCGAGTTAACTGAGTATCTCACCCCCAAGGGCAAACCATTTCCAGTTGATTCGCGCAGTCACGATCGCTGGTTTCAACATATTGCGATTGCTGTTAGCGATATGGATAAAGCTTACCAACACTTACGCAAGTTTAAAGTACAATACGCCTCCACTGCCCCGCAACGCATCCCCGACTGGAACAAAGCAGCAGCAGGAATTCGAGCCTTCTATTTTCGCGATCCGGATGGTCATTACCTAGAAGCTATTTATTTTCCCCCAGATAAAGGCGATCCAAAATGGCAACAGCCGACAAACCAACTATTTTTAGGCATTGACCACACCGCGATCGTTGTTTCTAACACCGCAGCTAGCCTGAAATTCTATCGCGATCTCCTGGGTATGAGGCTAGCGGGAAAAAGTGAAAATTACGGTACGGAACAAGAGTATCTCAACAACGTATTTGGGGCAAGGTTGCATATTAGTAGTTTGCGATCGCGCCTTGCTTCCCCTGGAATTGAGTTTCTCGAATACCTCACCCCCAGAGATGGGCGACCTTTCCCAACTGATGCTCGTCCTAACGATTTATTGCATTGGCAAACTACACTGGTCGTGAAAGATGCAGCAGCAACAGCTCAAAAGTTGCAACGACATCGAGCTACGTTTATTTCTCCTAGTGTCGTAGTCATTCCTGGGCAGAAGTTAGGCTTTAAAAAAGGGTTTTTAGTGCGAGATCCCGATGGTCACGTCATGCGTTTGGTGGAAAAATAA
- a CDS encoding IS1 family transposase (programmed frameshift), which produces MQCPECQSTHIRKNGIKRGKQNHICVDCGRQFIEHYETCRGYSDEVKRECLKMYVNGIGFRGIERVKGVHHTTIIHWLKQVGNNLPDADAPETVPQVGELDELETFVGGKKNKIWLWTAVDHFTSGILGWALGDHSAETFAPLWAIVAQWRCYFYVTDGWSVYPGFIPDGDQIVSKTYMTRVESENTRLRHYLARLHRKTLCYSKSEEMLKYSIRLLLHYLKFWNVPVPQ; this is translated from the exons ATGCAATGTCCAGAGTGCCAATCAACTCATATTCGGAAGAATGGCATCAAGCGAGGTAAACAGAACCACATTTGTGTTGATTGTGGGCGACAATTCATTGAACACTATGAAACATGCAGAGGTTACAGCGATGAAGTCAAACGGGAATGCTTGAAAATGTATGTGAATGGCATCGGTTTTCGAGGAATTGAACGAGTTAAAGGTGTTCATCATACGACAATCATTCACTGGCTCAAGCAAGTAGGTAACAATCTGCCTGATGCTGATGCCCCAGAAACAGTCCCCCAAGTCGGTGAACTAGATGAACTAGAAACCTTCGTCGGTG GCAAAAAAAACAAAATCTGGCTGTGGACAGCAGTAGATCACTTCACTTCAGGGATTTTAGGTTGGGCGTTGGGCGACCATAGTGCTGAAACCTTTGCCCCGCTATGGGCGATCGTTGCCCAATGGCGGTGCTACTTTTATGTTACGGATGGTTGGAGTGTTTATCCAGGTTTTATTCCAGACGGCGATCAAATTGTCAGTAAGACTTATATGACCAGAGTTGAGTCCGAAAATACAAGACTGAGGCACTATCTGGCTCGGCTGCATCGAAAGACACTGTGCTACTCCAAATCAGAAGAAATGCTGAAATATTCAATTCGATTGTTACTGCACTATCTCAAATTCTGGAATGTTCCAGTTCCTCAATAG